The DNA window TATGCACCCTGACGAATTCGCCATCGGGAAAATCGTTGTGGCTTGTGCAAAGTCAGCCGGATGTGAGCGGTTTGTTTATCATTCCGTGCTGCATCCGCAAATCCAGGCCATGCCGCATCATTGGCATAAATTTCTGGTAGAAGGACATCTTTTGGATTCAGGTCTATCCTGTACGATTCTCCAACCTGCTGCCTACATGCAAAATATCCTGGCGAATTGGCATCAAATTTTAACGGATGGTATCTATTCCGTGCCATATGCGGCAGAGACACGGCTGAGTATGGTTGACCTGGAGGACGTCGGCGAAGCGGCCGCCACCGTTCTAAGGGAACCAGGGCATGAAGGTGCGACATACGAGTTGAGCGGCCCGGATGTTCTGAACCAGAAAGAGGTGGCCGCGATTCTCGAAGAACAACTCCAGCGAAGCGTTTCAGTGCAGGAAACCGGTATTGAAATGTGGCAAGAGCAAGCAAAAAACAGTGGCCTGGGCGACTACCGGATTGACACCCTGGTGCAGATGTTTCGTTATTATGAACGATATGATTTTTTAGGAACCCCAAAAGCCTTGGCAGCGTTATTGGGGCGCGCACCGGGCAGTTTTGCAGAGTTTGTGAAAAGGAATCTTTAGCGATACATAGCGCGGCAAAGCCGCCTGGCAAACGTGAGATGTGAGACGTGAAACGAACTTTAGGATGAAGCTATCAGCGGTCAGCTATTAGCTTTCAGCTTTTTTTAAGGATGCGCCTGAGAATGAATTGTCAGGTTTTTAAGTGACACAGTCCCTTCACTCCAAAATTAGGAGTGTTATTTGGAGTTCATTGACTATGTCAATGCAGTTTTTTAAAGCTGACGGCTGATAGCTGAAAGCTTTTCATACATTCGACAATAATCTTTGTTTGGAATTCTTTGCAAAAAAATACAAAGAATGAGAAGTAATAACATAAAATAAAGGCTGAGAGAAAATGGACAAAACAAAAGAAAAAGGCATCAAAGCACTCAATCAGGAATATACCAAATACGATCAAGTTAAAAAGGAGCAGGCCTATCATCTGGCTGAATCCGATGAAGATCAGTTTGACAATGAGTACGAAATCAAAACCTGTGACTTGAATCAGTTTTTTCACGGCGGAGAGTCGGGCAAAAATCAATTCGCAGAAGAGCTTGGTGATGCGATGGAGGGCATCGGATTTGTGATTTTGGCAGGGCATGGCGTCGATCCGAAACTTCATGAGCAGGGCATCGAAAAAACCCGGGAGTTTTTTGAATCCTCAACGGTCGATGAGCGCATGAAGTATCTGGCGCAACGGTACGGTTCCGTAAACGAAGGGTATTTTCCGATCAAAGAGACCTCGAGGATTCATCCTGATCTGGTAGAAGGCTGGGTCTTTTGCCGACGTGCATTTAATATGGACGGCGACTCCACTTACAACGAGAAAGATTTCTGGCCCAAGCAGGGATTCGAAGCGTTCTTCCGGCAGATTGTTCTCGAACATGAGAAGCTTATTTTGCCAATTATGCAGAGCATCCTGCGCTACTTCGGCTGCGACCCCCATCTTTATGACCGGAAGCTGACGAAAACCAACTTCGGCTTTCGGCTCAACTATTATCCGCCCATGAGCGCTGAGGATGTTGAATCCGGCGCCGGGCGAATGCTGGGCCACGAGGACGTCGATTTGTTCACAATATTGCCCGCGGAAAGTGTCGAAGGCCTGCAGGTGCTGAATCGTGAAAATATGAAATGGATTCGCCTCAACCCGCCCAAAGGCAGCATCGTGCTAAATACCGGCGACTACATGCAGCGTATCACCAACGACCGGCTGCCTTCGACGACGCATCGCGTCAGTAAACCTCAAAACCCGGCTCTCATCAATAAGCCGCGTATTACATTTCCCATGGCGGTTTACGTCTGGGAGGATGAGATTCTCGAAGTCCTGCCCGGCCTCGGCGAGCCGAAATACGAGCCGGTGTCAGCAATAAAATTTCACACTGCCATTACCAGCAAGTATTATGGCGACGATTATGCCGTGGAGGAGAAATGAATTATTCTAATTGACTTTCTATCTTTTATAGTTTATCCTTTCAAAGTATAAACTTTTTAAGTTTTTTGAAAATAGAATGCGTGCAACAGCTAAAGAGTTAAGATTTAACACAAAGGAACTACTTGATACAGTGTCACGAGGTGAGGAAGTAATCATCACTTACCGCGGTAAACCTTGCGCAAAACTCGTCCCAATAGGT is part of the candidate division KSB1 bacterium genome and encodes:
- a CDS encoding type II toxin-antitoxin system prevent-host-death family antitoxin, coding for MRATAKELRFNTKELLDTVSRGEEVIITYRGKPCAKLVPIGNEQSNKSAGDELFGIWKDNAAVKNVEDYVQNFRQGRVKNAG
- a CDS encoding NmrA family NAD(P)-binding protein, with protein sequence MFLVTGAAGKTGLAIIQALIAKGESVRALVFRHNQVALLNQLGVKEVVVGNMLNRESVNEAVADVRGIYHICPNMHPDEFAIGKIVVACAKSAGCERFVYHSVLHPQIQAMPHHWHKFLVEGHLLDSGLSCTILQPAAYMQNILANWHQILTDGIYSVPYAAETRLSMVDLEDVGEAAATVLREPGHEGATYELSGPDVLNQKEVAAILEEQLQRSVSVQETGIEMWQEQAKNSGLGDYRIDTLVQMFRYYERYDFLGTPKALAALLGRAPGSFAEFVKRNL
- a CDS encoding isopenicillin N synthase family oxygenase, which codes for MDKTKEKGIKALNQEYTKYDQVKKEQAYHLAESDEDQFDNEYEIKTCDLNQFFHGGESGKNQFAEELGDAMEGIGFVILAGHGVDPKLHEQGIEKTREFFESSTVDERMKYLAQRYGSVNEGYFPIKETSRIHPDLVEGWVFCRRAFNMDGDSTYNEKDFWPKQGFEAFFRQIVLEHEKLILPIMQSILRYFGCDPHLYDRKLTKTNFGFRLNYYPPMSAEDVESGAGRMLGHEDVDLFTILPAESVEGLQVLNRENMKWIRLNPPKGSIVLNTGDYMQRITNDRLPSTTHRVSKPQNPALINKPRITFPMAVYVWEDEILEVLPGLGEPKYEPVSAIKFHTAITSKYYGDDYAVEEK